From one Mycolicibacterium sp. HK-90 genomic stretch:
- a CDS encoding sensor histidine kinase, with protein MHARRLLRTKVWLVPLIVAVVQVVGSTGARHRIPELPPLNWFGYLLLLAGPVALLARIRYPYSVLLAVLAVTLTYQLAGFGSGPVFLSLVVAFLRAAAVVPRWWTYPLPVLGWVAVCWLVPWLRDVPGPPLEAIGALGAWLLVLIAIAEGLRQRRSVVVARRQHREAMALQARSEQQRQATTARLAIARELHDVLAHSLSMINVQSSVALELLDQQPERAGPALAAIKDASRQAISDVHALVSALRTEGGEPTAPTPGIADLDTLLGPARATGLTVTTTVHGDPRPLPAVIDVAAARIVQESLTNVVRHSTATTAVVTVDYGPTQVAVGIDNDGHPLNSSPSGGSGITGMRERVRALGGDFTAQRIPGGGFRVWATFPVSESDGGT; from the coding sequence ATGCACGCGCGCCGGCTGCTCCGCACGAAGGTGTGGCTGGTGCCGCTGATCGTCGCGGTCGTCCAGGTGGTGGGCAGCACCGGCGCCCGGCACCGGATTCCCGAGCTGCCGCCGCTGAACTGGTTCGGTTATCTGCTGTTGCTGGCCGGCCCGGTGGCGCTGCTGGCCCGGATCCGCTACCCGTACTCCGTGTTGCTGGCGGTGCTGGCCGTCACGCTGACCTACCAGCTGGCCGGGTTCGGCTCGGGCCCGGTGTTCCTGTCGCTGGTGGTGGCGTTCCTGCGGGCCGCTGCCGTCGTGCCGCGCTGGTGGACCTATCCGCTGCCGGTGCTCGGTTGGGTGGCGGTGTGCTGGCTGGTGCCGTGGCTGCGGGACGTGCCCGGGCCCCCGCTGGAGGCCATCGGCGCGCTCGGGGCGTGGCTGCTGGTGCTGATCGCGATCGCCGAGGGGCTGCGGCAACGGCGCTCGGTGGTCGTGGCGCGCCGGCAGCATCGCGAGGCCATGGCACTTCAGGCCCGCTCCGAGCAGCAGCGCCAGGCGACGACGGCCCGGCTGGCCATCGCCCGCGAACTGCACGACGTGCTCGCCCACAGCCTGTCGATGATCAACGTGCAGTCCTCGGTGGCACTGGAGCTGCTCGATCAGCAGCCCGAGCGCGCGGGGCCGGCGCTGGCGGCCATCAAAGATGCCAGTCGCCAAGCGATTTCGGATGTCCACGCGCTCGTCTCGGCGTTACGCACCGAGGGCGGCGAGCCGACCGCGCCGACTCCGGGGATCGCCGATCTGGACACGTTGCTCGGCCCGGCCCGGGCCACCGGACTCACGGTGACGACGACGGTGCACGGCGATCCCAGGCCGCTGCCCGCGGTGATCGACGTGGCCGCCGCGCGCATCGTGCAGGAATCGCTGACCAACGTCGTGCGCCATTCGACGGCCACCACTGCGGTCGTCACGGTGGACTACGGCCCGACGCAGGTGGCCGTCGGCATCGACAACGACGGACATCCACTCAACAGCAGCCCGTCGGGTGGCAGCGGCATCACCGGGATGCGGGAACGCGTCAGGGCCCTCGGTGGTGACTTCACCGCCCAGCGGATCCCCGGCGGCGGGTTCCGGGTGTGGGCCACCTTCCCGGTGAGCGAAAGTGACGGTGGTACATGA
- a CDS encoding response regulator transcription factor, producing MTIRVLVADDQALVRAGFVALLDAQDGIEVVGEADTGARALAAAAELRPDVVLMDIRMPELDGLAATRAIAADPALAGVRVVVLTTFEIDEYVFEAVRAGASGFLVKHTEPAELVRAVRVVAAGDALLSPSVTRRLVAEFAAHAKTPTTPALPDLTAREREVLALVAEGLSNAEIGERLFMSPATARTHVSRILTKLDARDRTQLVVLAYESGLVRPGWQG from the coding sequence ATGACAATTCGGGTGCTCGTCGCCGACGATCAGGCGCTGGTGCGGGCCGGGTTCGTGGCACTGCTGGACGCACAGGACGGCATCGAGGTGGTGGGTGAGGCCGACACCGGGGCCCGCGCCCTGGCGGCCGCTGCCGAGCTGCGCCCCGACGTCGTGCTGATGGACATCCGGATGCCCGAGCTCGACGGGCTCGCCGCGACCCGGGCGATCGCGGCCGATCCGGCACTCGCCGGCGTCCGCGTCGTGGTGCTCACCACATTCGAGATCGACGAGTACGTCTTCGAGGCCGTGCGGGCGGGCGCCAGTGGCTTCCTGGTCAAACACACCGAGCCGGCCGAGCTGGTACGCGCGGTCCGGGTGGTGGCCGCTGGGGATGCGCTGCTCTCCCCGTCGGTGACGCGCCGGCTGGTGGCGGAGTTCGCCGCCCACGCCAAGACCCCGACCACCCCGGCGCTGCCAGATCTCACCGCCAGGGAACGCGAAGTGCTGGCGCTGGTGGCCGAGGGGCTGTCGAACGCCGAGATCGGTGAGCGGCTGTTCATGAGCCCGGCCACGGCCCGCACTCACGTCAGCCGCATCCTGACCAAGCTCGACGCGCGCGACCGCACCCAGCTGGTGGTGCTGGCCTACGAGAGTGGGCTGGTCCGCCCGGGTTGGCAGGGCTGA
- a CDS encoding SHOCT domain-containing protein — translation MSIYEISPTTTTFLAEHGGRFADHDWNPWFALIPITFWTLVIVGIIYFVRRTRGRQGERTLRDAYAKGEVNEAEYRERLAVLRETRR, via the coding sequence ATGAGCATCTACGAAATCTCCCCCACTACAACCACTTTCCTGGCCGAACACGGCGGGCGCTTCGCCGATCACGACTGGAACCCATGGTTCGCCCTCATTCCCATCACGTTCTGGACGCTGGTGATCGTCGGCATCATCTATTTCGTCCGCCGCACCCGCGGGCGCCAGGGTGAACGCACCCTGCGCGACGCCTACGCCAAGGGCGAGGTCAACGAGGCCGAATACCGCGAACGCCTGGCCGTGCTGCGGGAAACCCGCCGCTGA
- a CDS encoding site-specific integrase, whose protein sequence is MADVQTSAIRAWVDQLHQTGSEAPTIENALGVLRMVLALAVEDRRIPRNPCDGVKAPRRKHSARAYLTHQQVDELANVMDRDALVVRFLAYTGLRYGEMAALKVRDFDMLRRRVNIRESVTEVSGKLTWSTPKNHERRSVPFPKFLVADLAARMEGKGREDLVFAAPAGGVLRIATFRTRVFNKAVDQLRGLDGDGEPTTDWPRPTLHDLRHTAASLAISAGANVKAVQTMLGHKSAALTLDTYADLFPDDLEAVADAFDSAVEALAKTAADALRTDTGRTS, encoded by the coding sequence GTGGCCGATGTGCAGACGTCGGCGATCCGCGCGTGGGTCGACCAGTTGCACCAGACCGGATCCGAGGCCCCGACGATTGAGAATGCGCTCGGTGTGCTGCGCATGGTGCTTGCCCTGGCCGTCGAGGACCGCCGGATCCCGCGCAACCCGTGCGACGGCGTGAAGGCGCCGCGGAGAAAGCACTCGGCTCGTGCCTATCTGACTCACCAGCAGGTCGACGAGCTGGCCAACGTGATGGACCGGGATGCCCTGGTGGTCCGGTTCCTGGCCTACACCGGGCTGCGGTATGGCGAGATGGCCGCGCTGAAGGTCCGCGATTTCGACATGCTGCGCCGACGGGTGAACATCCGGGAGTCCGTCACCGAGGTGTCGGGGAAGCTCACGTGGTCGACCCCGAAGAACCACGAACGGCGGTCTGTGCCGTTCCCGAAGTTCCTCGTTGCTGACCTGGCCGCCCGGATGGAAGGCAAGGGCCGCGAGGATCTCGTGTTCGCGGCGCCGGCCGGGGGAGTACTGCGCATCGCGACGTTCCGCACGCGGGTGTTCAACAAGGCGGTCGACCAACTGCGCGGCCTCGACGGTGACGGGGAGCCGACGACGGACTGGCCGCGGCCGACGTTGCACGATCTGCGGCACACCGCGGCCTCGTTGGCGATCAGTGCCGGGGCCAACGTGAAGGCTGTCCAAACGATGCTCGGGCACAAGTCGGCGGCTCTCACTCTGGACACGTACGCGGACCTGTTCCCGGACGATCTGGAAGCCGTCGCGGATGCCTTCGACTCTGCAGTCGAGGCACTGGCGAAAACTGCTGCGGACGCACTGCGGACGGACACCGGTCGGACCTCCTGA
- a CDS encoding helix-turn-helix domain-containing protein, with protein MQHQPDGVARNFGKAVRQRRSAIGVSQRKLSELLLEKAGVKLDPSAITRIEKGQRDLKLAEAAAIAKVLGVGIDQLTRDIEDAEPAGLIEIRDSYQELRKRHAAVIAQIQAYYADVYALTVPLAADVESRNMLEPDELRKITNDAIQAEAAARKLLAVFGDSPPTFGRMTHDRLGNIPLDFDEALTTLKRIHTQAVKGAEA; from the coding sequence GTGCAACATCAACCAGACGGCGTGGCACGCAACTTTGGGAAAGCAGTTCGGCAACGCCGCAGCGCCATCGGCGTATCCCAGCGAAAGCTCAGCGAACTGCTGCTCGAGAAGGCTGGCGTCAAGCTCGATCCGTCCGCCATCACGAGGATTGAGAAGGGGCAGCGTGATCTGAAGCTGGCCGAGGCTGCGGCGATCGCGAAGGTTCTCGGGGTCGGCATTGATCAGCTAACGCGCGATATCGAGGACGCCGAGCCAGCTGGTTTGATCGAGATCCGTGACTCGTACCAGGAATTGCGCAAACGGCACGCAGCGGTCATAGCTCAGATACAGGCGTACTACGCCGACGTCTATGCACTGACGGTGCCATTGGCTGCCGACGTCGAGTCGCGCAACATGTTGGAGCCGGACGAACTGCGGAAGATCACGAACGACGCAATACAGGCCGAGGCGGCGGCTCGGAAACTGCTTGCCGTATTTGGTGATTCACCTCCAACGTTCGGTCGCATGACCCACGACCGGCTTGGCAACATTCCCCTGGATTTCGATGAAGCGTTGACGACGCTGAAGCGGATTCACACACAGGCGGTCAAGGGTGCAGAGGCGTAA
- a CDS encoding AlpA family transcriptional regulator, with translation MDFLNVKQASVMTGVAEATLRYWRSVDEGPPSFKLGGRVVYRREAVEQWITEQEKATSRGGSA, from the coding sequence ATGGATTTTCTCAACGTCAAGCAAGCATCAGTCATGACCGGGGTCGCAGAGGCGACGTTGCGGTACTGGCGCAGCGTGGACGAAGGCCCACCGTCGTTCAAGCTCGGCGGCCGAGTCGTGTACCGGCGCGAAGCGGTCGAGCAGTGGATTACCGAGCAGGAAAAGGCCACTAGCCGCGGCGGGTCAGCCTAA
- a CDS encoding serine/threonine-protein kinase, translating into MTAALGGRYELRGVLGRGGMAEVRDGWDTRLSRPVAIKLLYPALAADAATRRRFEAEARAAAALNHPNIVAVHDSGEDSGTPYIVMERLPGPTLVEEIAAGPLSADRVRRVLADLLDALTAAHGAGILHRDIKPGNVLITTSGAAKLADFGIAKTGGAAHTRAGMVFGTANYLSPQRITGQPASPSDDLYALAVLGYEALTRRLPFERDNPVATMRAVLEEPLVPIAVLRPDVDPALIHVLERAMARDPAHRFADAAQMRAALFAAPAAPPPTLMLPAPPPSHRRSRTALLLGGLAAAAAVILGAILLITDPPPQRAPITPVTSVPTAPAATSIPTFTPTLPEEWGQGAGDDERDGPGNGKGHGKKGHKHE; encoded by the coding sequence ATGACGGCTGCGCTCGGCGGCCGCTACGAATTGCGGGGCGTGCTCGGCCGCGGCGGCATGGCCGAAGTGCGCGATGGCTGGGACACGAGGCTCTCCCGTCCGGTCGCGATCAAACTGCTCTATCCCGCCCTGGCGGCCGACGCGGCGACCCGACGCCGATTCGAGGCCGAAGCCCGCGCCGCCGCCGCGCTGAACCACCCGAACATCGTCGCGGTGCACGACAGCGGTGAAGACAGCGGGACGCCCTACATCGTGATGGAACGACTCCCCGGCCCCACCCTGGTCGAGGAGATCGCCGCCGGACCACTGTCGGCCGACCGCGTGCGCCGGGTGCTGGCCGACCTGCTCGACGCCCTGACCGCCGCCCACGGCGCGGGCATACTGCACCGCGACATCAAGCCGGGCAACGTCCTGATCACCACCTCCGGTGCCGCCAAGCTCGCCGACTTCGGGATCGCCAAGACCGGCGGCGCCGCCCACACCCGCGCCGGGATGGTGTTCGGCACCGCCAATTACCTGAGTCCGCAACGGATCACCGGTCAGCCGGCGTCGCCGTCGGACGATCTGTACGCCCTCGCCGTCCTCGGTTACGAGGCGCTGACGAGGCGGCTTCCGTTCGAACGGGACAACCCCGTCGCCACCATGCGGGCGGTTCTCGAGGAGCCGCTGGTGCCGATCGCGGTGCTGCGCCCGGACGTCGATCCGGCCCTGATCCACGTGCTGGAGCGCGCGATGGCGCGGGATCCCGCCCACCGCTTCGCCGACGCCGCCCAGATGCGGGCCGCGCTGTTCGCCGCGCCCGCGGCGCCGCCGCCCACCCTGATGCTCCCCGCGCCGCCGCCGTCGCACCGGCGCTCACGTACCGCGCTGCTGCTCGGTGGCTTGGCCGCGGCGGCTGCCGTGATCCTCGGGGCCATCCTGCTGATCACCGACCCGCCGCCGCAGCGGGCGCCGATCACGCCGGTGACCTCCGTGCCGACGGCTCCGGCCGCCACGAGCATCCCGACGTTCACGCCGACGCTGCCCGAGGAATGGGGCCAGGGTGCCGGCGATGACGAACGCGACGGCCCCGGGAACGGCAAGGGGCACGGCAAGAAGGGGCACAAACACGAGTGA
- a CDS encoding SRPBCC family protein, translating into MPRFALESADADFFTTAPHIFTYHKRFAAPPERVWESLVSDESLAAWGPSVKRVNWLTPRPFGVGSAREVTLAPGVVRVHETFFRWDEGRRYSFAVEHASIPSLRRFAEDYLVEPAGDGQTQFTWVVAIEPKPAFAIPFKGLAPVVKAAFGRLASDGRRYFDKQV; encoded by the coding sequence ATGCCCCGGTTCGCGCTGGAATCCGCCGATGCCGATTTCTTCACCACGGCACCGCACATCTTCACCTATCACAAGCGTTTCGCCGCACCGCCCGAGCGCGTGTGGGAATCGCTGGTCTCCGATGAGTCGCTGGCCGCGTGGGGACCGTCGGTCAAGCGGGTGAACTGGTTGACGCCGCGGCCGTTCGGCGTCGGCTCGGCTCGCGAGGTCACCCTGGCGCCCGGTGTGGTGCGGGTGCACGAGACGTTCTTCCGCTGGGACGAGGGCCGCCGGTACTCGTTCGCCGTCGAACACGCCAGCATTCCGTCGCTGCGCCGGTTCGCCGAGGATTACCTGGTCGAGCCCGCGGGTGATGGTCAGACGCAGTTCACCTGGGTGGTGGCGATCGAGCCGAAACCGGCGTTCGCCATTCCGTTCAAAGGCCTGGCCCCGGTGGTCAAGGCCGCCTTCGGGCGGCTGGCCTCCGACGGCCGGCGTTATTTCGACAAGCAGGTGTGA
- a CDS encoding acyl-CoA thioesterase II yields the protein MAELSWIAQLLQFDRHGDDFCIREPRRGAVERLFGGLIAAQSLAAAGATVDDGKLPQSLHAYFVRGGRYDADVEFHVDRTRDGRAFTTRHVTASQNGAVILEMMASFHEPEPGLDWYPEAAPSLEFDAAVPKADVMDFGDKFDLRTMPTDNSEFAISPFWIRTQDEIEDDPLIRACTLTFLSDLGPVPSALPPTVPLRSDLGFAASLDHSIWFHRPFRPRGWHRYELRSANHNDSRGLARGSLYDAAGALVASVTQEALWRIAP from the coding sequence ATGGCCGAGCTGAGCTGGATAGCCCAACTGCTGCAGTTTGATCGCCACGGCGATGACTTCTGCATTCGGGAACCGCGCCGCGGCGCGGTCGAGCGGTTGTTCGGCGGCCTGATCGCGGCGCAGTCGCTGGCCGCGGCCGGCGCCACCGTCGACGACGGAAAGCTACCGCAGTCGCTGCACGCCTACTTCGTCCGCGGCGGACGCTACGACGCCGACGTCGAGTTCCACGTCGACCGCACCCGCGACGGACGCGCCTTCACCACCCGCCACGTCACCGCCAGCCAGAACGGGGCGGTGATCCTGGAGATGATGGCCTCGTTCCACGAGCCCGAGCCGGGCCTGGACTGGTACCCCGAAGCCGCTCCGAGTCTCGAGTTCGACGCGGCCGTCCCCAAGGCCGACGTCATGGATTTCGGGGACAAGTTCGACCTGCGCACCATGCCGACGGACAACTCGGAGTTCGCGATCTCGCCGTTCTGGATCCGCACCCAGGACGAGATCGAGGACGATCCGCTCATCCGCGCCTGCACGCTGACGTTCCTGTCCGATCTCGGGCCCGTCCCGTCGGCGCTGCCGCCCACGGTCCCACTGCGCTCCGATCTCGGGTTCGCCGCCAGCCTGGACCACTCGATCTGGTTCCACCGCCCGTTCCGGCCGCGCGGCTGGCACCGTTACGAGTTGCGGTCGGCGAACCACAATGATTCGCGCGGGTTGGCGCGCGGCTCGCTGTACGACGCCGCCGGAGCACTGGTCGCCAGCGTCACCCAGGAAGCGCTCTGGCGGATCGCCCCGTAA
- a CDS encoding phosphodiesterase yields the protein MKIADIAAWPVELGAAVRHRRLFHPSGVLARGHLERTSPATRGLPLYSCDVVGRVSKGVGTPDSVPDIAGLAWRMPPQLSGTPWDVLVASTLAGNRFLLWPANSWTGITFSSLMPLSYEGTLWWLRVRLTTEFDGAGLSLDSVNGQLERGGIAFDIEQCSLPGEFEPLGRLSLNQKLPHGRDVSFDPTLHTAAGVRLVPDWLADVRRVAYRHSRTGRDAE from the coding sequence ATGAAGATCGCCGACATCGCAGCCTGGCCGGTCGAACTGGGCGCGGCGGTGCGGCACCGGCGCCTGTTTCACCCGAGCGGAGTGCTGGCCCGCGGCCACCTCGAGCGCACCTCCCCCGCCACCAGAGGCCTGCCGCTCTACTCGTGCGATGTCGTCGGGCGGGTGTCGAAAGGAGTGGGCACCCCGGATTCGGTGCCCGACATCGCCGGGTTGGCCTGGCGAATGCCGCCGCAGCTGTCCGGCACCCCGTGGGACGTGCTGGTGGCTTCGACACTGGCGGGCAATCGATTTCTGTTGTGGCCGGCCAACTCCTGGACGGGCATCACGTTTTCCAGCCTGATGCCGCTGAGCTATGAGGGCACGCTGTGGTGGCTGCGCGTCCGGCTGACCACCGAATTCGACGGGGCCGGTCTGTCCCTCGACAGCGTGAACGGTCAGCTGGAACGCGGAGGGATCGCCTTCGACATCGAACAGTGCTCACTGCCCGGCGAATTCGAACCCCTGGGCCGCCTGTCGCTGAACCAGAAACTGCCCCATGGTCGCGACGTCTCGTTCGACCCAACCCTGCACACCGCCGCCGGGGTACGCCTGGTGCCGGACTGGCTGGCCGACGTCCGCCGCGTCGCGTACCGGCACAGCCGCACCGGGCGCGATGCCGAGTAG
- a CDS encoding GatB/YqeY domain-containing protein yields the protein MAELKDKLRADLTGAMKSQDKLRTATLRMVLAAIQSEEVSGKQARELSDPEVIAVLARESKKRGEAAEIYTQNGRGELAANEHAEARVIDEYLPTPLTDAELADVADTAIAQVAEQIGERPGMRQMGQVMKAATAIAAGKADGARLSSAVKARL from the coding sequence ATGGCCGAGCTCAAGGACAAGCTGCGCGCGGATCTGACCGGCGCGATGAAGTCGCAGGACAAGCTGCGCACCGCCACCCTCCGGATGGTGCTGGCCGCGATCCAGAGCGAGGAGGTCTCGGGCAAGCAGGCCCGCGAGCTGTCCGACCCCGAGGTGATCGCGGTCCTGGCCCGCGAATCCAAGAAGCGTGGTGAGGCCGCCGAGATCTACACCCAGAACGGCCGGGGCGAACTGGCGGCCAACGAGCATGCCGAGGCCCGGGTGATCGACGAATACCTGCCCACCCCGCTGACCGACGCCGAGCTCGCCGATGTCGCCGACACCGCCATCGCGCAGGTCGCCGAGCAGATCGGCGAACGCCCCGGCATGCGCCAGATGGGTCAGGTGATGAAGGCCGCGACCGCGATCGCCGCGGGCAAGGCCGATGGCGCGCGGTTGTCGTCCGCAGTCAAAGCGCGCCTCTGA
- a CDS encoding SIMPL domain-containing protein, whose amino-acid sequence MPTEITVRGSFSAFQPPERATVHATLGYEGPAIEPVYERAVRDLDAVTSTIAPLHDPEAGPVTWWSTGQVRTWADRPWNNEGKQLPLVHHASVDIEVKFSDFTALSRWVGGHITDTGGFSLSRIDWALTTAHRDELTAEVHTRAVQDAVTRAQRYSDALGLGEVRPVAIADAGMLGRGPEDSAGPPMMRAMATRGAAAPQLEFAPADIEVSVSVDAKFHAGQS is encoded by the coding sequence ATGCCGACCGAGATCACGGTACGTGGGTCGTTTTCCGCATTTCAGCCACCCGAACGTGCCACGGTCCATGCCACCCTCGGCTACGAAGGCCCGGCCATCGAGCCGGTCTACGAACGGGCGGTCCGCGACCTGGACGCGGTCACATCCACGATCGCACCGTTGCACGACCCCGAGGCCGGCCCGGTCACCTGGTGGTCCACCGGGCAGGTCCGCACCTGGGCCGACCGGCCGTGGAACAACGAGGGCAAGCAGCTGCCGCTGGTTCATCACGCGAGCGTCGACATCGAGGTCAAGTTCAGCGATTTCACCGCACTGTCGCGGTGGGTCGGCGGCCACATCACCGACACCGGCGGGTTCTCGCTCTCGCGCATCGACTGGGCGTTGACCACCGCGCACCGTGACGAGTTGACGGCCGAGGTGCACACCCGCGCCGTGCAGGACGCCGTCACCCGGGCACAGCGCTACTCCGACGCGCTCGGCCTCGGTGAGGTCCGGCCGGTCGCGATCGCCGATGCCGGAATGCTGGGCCGCGGTCCCGAGGATTCGGCGGGCCCGCCGATGATGCGTGCCATGGCAACGCGCGGCGCCGCGGCGCCCCAACTGGAGTTCGCCCCCGCCGACATCGAGGTCTCGGTGTCGGTCGATGCGAAATTCCATGCGGGCCAGAGCTGA
- a CDS encoding DUF4129 domain-containing protein, with protein MTTIDIDRDGAHDAAQNELSKPIYPRASPTDQIGEWLNDLLYRITAAGSTIPGGWFTISVLAILVVAAIVVAVRIAQRTMRTDRRTDPALFGSRELSSAQHRSIAEQCAAQGDWSAAIRHRVRALARRLEETGVLDPVPGRTATELARDAAAALPALATELSSAATTFNDVTYGEQPGTESAYRAIAALDEAGVR; from the coding sequence GTGACGACCATCGACATCGACCGCGACGGCGCGCATGACGCCGCCCAGAACGAGCTCTCCAAGCCGATCTACCCGAGGGCCTCACCGACCGATCAGATCGGCGAATGGCTCAACGATCTGCTCTACCGGATCACCGCCGCCGGGTCGACCATCCCGGGTGGCTGGTTCACCATCTCGGTGCTGGCGATCCTCGTCGTGGCGGCCATCGTGGTGGCGGTGCGGATCGCCCAACGCACCATGCGCACTGACCGCAGGACGGACCCAGCCCTGTTCGGCAGCCGGGAGCTCAGCTCCGCACAGCACCGATCCATCGCGGAACAATGTGCCGCACAAGGAGATTGGTCGGCCGCGATCAGACACCGGGTGCGCGCGCTGGCCCGCAGGCTGGAGGAGACCGGGGTCCTCGACCCCGTCCCGGGCCGCACAGCCACCGAACTCGCCCGCGACGCCGCGGCCGCACTGCCCGCCCTGGCAACCGAACTGTCCAGCGCGGCGACCACGTTCAACGATGTCACCTACGGTGAGCAGCCGGGTACCGAATCCGCCTACCGCGCGATCGCGGCCCTCGACGAGGCCGGGGTGCGATGA
- a CDS encoding DUF4350 domain-containing protein produces the protein MRRHWRTARWVVLALVVIVAVAVMTVYLTAPRPGGQMDPESTAPAGTHALIALLRDEGVEVVTAADVDAVREAARPGTLLVVAQTLYLSGEETVDRLTGLPGDLLLVAPTAPVREKLAPQIRLGKPTEFGGGEPDCELPEANRAGVAQLAGTETFTADVPLTSCYDGALVRYRDGDRTITVVGTGDFMTNSRLLKEGNAALAMNLAGAAPRMIWYAPQHFEAGTAGSGSLSDLMPSQIRWIVLQLCLVVALLALAQGRRLGPLVAESLPVVVRASETVEGRGRLYRSRRARDRAADALRTATLGRLLPRLGLRAGAAPQAVAAAVAARCGTAANSAGHILFGPPPATDTELVHLAHQLDDIERQVAQS, from the coding sequence ATGAGACGACATTGGCGCACCGCGCGCTGGGTGGTGCTGGCGCTCGTCGTGATCGTGGCGGTGGCCGTCATGACGGTGTACCTGACCGCGCCCCGCCCGGGCGGGCAGATGGACCCCGAGTCGACGGCCCCGGCGGGGACGCACGCGTTGATCGCCCTACTGCGGGACGAGGGCGTCGAAGTGGTCACCGCCGCCGACGTCGACGCGGTGCGCGAGGCCGCCCGTCCGGGCACGCTGCTGGTGGTCGCGCAGACGTTGTACCTGTCCGGCGAGGAGACCGTGGACCGGCTCACCGGGCTACCCGGCGACCTGCTGCTCGTGGCACCGACGGCACCGGTCAGGGAGAAGCTGGCGCCGCAGATCCGGCTGGGTAAGCCGACGGAGTTCGGCGGTGGCGAGCCGGATTGTGAGCTGCCCGAGGCCAATCGGGCCGGGGTGGCGCAACTGGCCGGCACCGAGACCTTCACCGCGGACGTGCCACTGACGTCGTGCTATGACGGCGCACTGGTCCGCTACCGCGACGGGGACCGCACCATCACCGTCGTCGGCACCGGTGATTTCATGACGAACTCGCGCCTGCTCAAGGAGGGCAACGCCGCGCTGGCGATGAACCTGGCCGGCGCCGCGCCCCGGATGATCTGGTACGCGCCACAGCATTTCGAGGCCGGCACGGCCGGGTCCGGCTCGCTCTCGGATCTGATGCCGTCGCAGATCCGGTGGATCGTCCTGCAGCTGTGTCTGGTGGTGGCGCTGCTGGCTCTCGCGCAGGGACGGCGGCTCGGCCCGCTGGTCGCCGAATCCCTGCCGGTAGTGGTTCGAGCGTCGGAGACCGTCGAAGGCCGTGGCCGGCTGTATCGGTCCCGGCGCGCCCGTGACCGCGCCGCCGACGCCCTGCGCACCGCAACGTTGGGCCGCCTGCTGCCCAGGCTCGGCCTGCGCGCCGGGGCCGCCCCGCAGGCCGTCGCGGCCGCCGTCGCCGCGCGCTGCGGCACCGCCGCGAACTCCGCCGGTCACATCCTGTTCGGGCCGCCGCCGGCCACCGACACCGAACTCGTCCATCTCGCACATCAACTCGACGACATCGAAAGGCAGGTCGCGCAGTCGTGA